ATGATCCTGGACACAAGTTGGCATGCTTTAATCCCTATGGAGGTACAGAATAATGGGCTTAATAGAGGTAAAAGATCTTACCAAAAAATTCAAAGTTTTAAAAGGAGCAGTGGGGAAAAAAGCTGAAATAACCGCCGTGGACGAGATATCCTTTGAAATAGATAAAGGTAAAACACTTGGACTGGTTGGAGAATCGGGATGTGGAAAAACCACAACCGGAAGAATGGTCGTTAAGCTTGTAGAGCCTTCAAAGGGTAAAATACTCATCGAGGGAAAAGATGTAACACGTATGAAGGATGTTGAGTTTAAGCCGTTCAGAAGGAACGTTCAAATCATATTCCAAGATCCCTACTCTTCGCTAAATCCCAGAATGACGATATATGATACGCTTAAAAGACCTTTACGCATATTCGAAATCACAAAAGATAAAAACGAAGAAAAAGAAATAATCATGAAAACGCTTGCCAGCGTTGGATTGAAGCCAGAACACATGACAAGATATCCTCATGAGTTTTCGGGAGGTCAACGTCAGAGGGTAGCCGTTGCGCGTGCGATAATTACACATCCTAATTTCATAGTGCTTGATGAACCCACTTCCGCTTTGGACGTGTCGGTTCAAGCGCAGATAATGAACCTTTTGAAGAATTTGAAGAATTCCCTTTCTTTGACCTATCTTTTTATATCTCATGATTTATCCGTCGTGAAATTCATAAGTGATCAAATCGCTGTTATGTATCTTGGGCACATAGTAGAAATGGCGGAAACCAGGGAGATTTTCCAACATCCATTGCATCCTTACACGCGTTTACTTTTTCAATCTATTCCCGTGCCTAATCCCAAGAAGAAGATAAAAATACCTCAGGACGTTGGGGAACTTCCTTCGCTTTTGGATCCTCCTAAAGGTTGCCCTTTTTACAGTCGATGCCCCTTGGCAAAAGAAAAATGTGAATTTCATAAGCCACAACTTGTGGAAGTCTCTGATGGACACAAAGTGGCCTGCTTTCTGTATCACGATGTGGAAAAAGAGCGAATGCGTTCTGACAGAACTTCAAAAGAATTGCTCTAATCGCAGCATTTGTGCACAAGATGAGTTACTATACTCACGTTGTGCACGAGTGTTAAACAATTAACATCATCAATAAATCCAACGCTTACGGTCACTTACAACGACAACCATCCGGTGCTTTTTTTGTCTTTTATTTTCTCTTTCGAAATACAAGCCAGCACGGATTCACTCTTTTATCCATCTTACGACTCAAAAAACGAGGCACGC
This portion of the Mesoaciditoga lauensis cd-1655R = DSM 25116 genome encodes:
- a CDS encoding ABC transporter ATP-binding protein translates to MGLIEVKDLTKKFKVLKGAVGKKAEITAVDEISFEIDKGKTLGLVGESGCGKTTTGRMVVKLVEPSKGKILIEGKDVTRMKDVEFKPFRRNVQIIFQDPYSSLNPRMTIYDTLKRPLRIFEITKDKNEEKEIIMKTLASVGLKPEHMTRYPHEFSGGQRQRVAVARAIITHPNFIVLDEPTSALDVSVQAQIMNLLKNLKNSLSLTYLFISHDLSVVKFISDQIAVMYLGHIVEMAETREIFQHPLHPYTRLLFQSIPVPNPKKKIKIPQDVGELPSLLDPPKGCPFYSRCPLAKEKCEFHKPQLVEVSDGHKVACFLYHDVEKERMRSDRTSKELL